Proteins from a genomic interval of Paenibacillus thermoaerophilus:
- a CDS encoding stalk domain-containing protein: protein MSRFARSPLFRRIAAASLGLMLLAGPAVVRADDFWQLNNKAEAYKNAGRSDLAAPIWIELMQRSAAAGDWSTAAIYAGRLNEYYDRIRDYETAVRFYELENEYWLKDGKDWGAVDLERANQIRTTVELYASAAEDEELLERHTPSGELAKFEPAYGLYLGIYSEQDPDMGNFFARSESIYGKKHAIYLAYSTYGQPFPARYANNAREAGGALQIAWQPLGGLDEVEDGAYLREWARRAKASGIPIFLRFAGEMNGNWTPWADTPKRYIEKFRTVARVMKEEAPNVAMVWSPGDVPRYSMAAYYPGDEYVDWVGVSLYTEPYSNGDPQHNMKATAPIERLDELYSLYASRKPVMLSETAVSFHTYANGEDHTDYALLNLQRLYEVMPLKYPRLKAITYFNVDQQMTESKNNYRLRDNPAMMELYKNIIRDPYYLTTVKTGAKPDNKRAYRGADIPFGQSTRLIPYVRIPDVIIGMLEYVLNGITVAVQTEPPFRLELQAGDVPEGSVMELRVYNKAGERVAQKAFGLSSRVSVEIDGVLQTFEQYPVLVDGTTLTPLRAIFERMGAKVEWDEKTSTATGRKGDTVVRLTIGQRTAYVNGKPVQLDQEARLVNGYTMAPARFVGEAFGGLVSWDGETRTVRIDTD, encoded by the coding sequence ATGTCGCGATTTGCACGTTCGCCGCTGTTTCGCCGGATCGCCGCGGCTTCGCTCGGCTTGATGCTGCTGGCCGGTCCGGCCGTCGTCCGGGCGGATGACTTCTGGCAGTTGAACAACAAGGCGGAAGCCTATAAAAACGCGGGCCGGTCCGATCTGGCGGCCCCGATCTGGATCGAGCTGATGCAGAGGTCCGCCGCGGCGGGCGATTGGAGCACGGCGGCGATTTACGCCGGGCGGTTAAACGAATACTACGACCGGATTCGGGATTACGAGACGGCGGTCCGCTTTTACGAGCTGGAGAACGAGTATTGGCTGAAGGACGGCAAGGACTGGGGGGCCGTTGATCTGGAGCGGGCCAACCAGATCCGGACGACGGTCGAGCTGTACGCGTCCGCCGCCGAGGACGAGGAGCTGCTGGAGCGGCATACGCCGTCCGGGGAGCTCGCCAAGTTCGAGCCGGCATACGGCTTGTATTTGGGGATTTATTCCGAGCAGGACCCCGATATGGGCAATTTTTTCGCCCGGTCGGAGAGTATTTACGGCAAAAAACACGCGATCTATCTGGCTTACTCGACGTACGGGCAACCGTTTCCGGCCCGGTACGCGAACAACGCGAGGGAAGCGGGCGGCGCGCTGCAGATCGCCTGGCAGCCGCTCGGCGGGCTGGACGAGGTCGAAGACGGCGCGTATCTGCGGGAGTGGGCGCGGCGCGCCAAAGCGTCCGGCATTCCGATCTTCCTGCGGTTCGCGGGGGAGATGAACGGAAACTGGACGCCGTGGGCCGATACGCCGAAACGCTACATCGAGAAGTTCCGGACGGTCGCGCGCGTGATGAAGGAAGAAGCGCCGAACGTGGCTATGGTCTGGAGTCCGGGCGACGTCCCGCGTTATTCGATGGCCGCCTATTATCCGGGCGACGAATACGTCGACTGGGTCGGCGTCAGTCTGTACACGGAGCCGTATTCCAACGGCGATCCGCAGCACAATATGAAAGCGACCGCGCCGATCGAGCGTCTCGACGAGCTGTACAGCCTGTACGCTTCCCGCAAGCCGGTCATGCTGAGCGAGACGGCGGTGTCCTTCCACACATACGCCAACGGCGAAGATCATACCGATTACGCCTTGCTGAACCTGCAGCGGTTATATGAAGTCATGCCGCTGAAATATCCGAGGTTGAAGGCGATTACGTATTTTAACGTCGATCAGCAAATGACCGAATCGAAAAACAACTACCGGTTGCGCGACAATCCGGCGATGATGGAGCTTTACAAGAACATTATCCGGGACCCCTATTATCTGACGACGGTGAAAACGGGCGCCAAGCCGGACAACAAGCGGGCTTACCGGGGCGCGGATATTCCGTTCGGCCAGTCGACCCGGCTGATCCCGTACGTGCGAATTCCGGACGTGATCATCGGCATGCTGGAGTACGTGCTGAACGGCATCACCGTCGCCGTGCAGACCGAACCGCCGTTCCGGCTCGAGCTTCAGGCCGGCGACGTGCCGGAGGGCTCGGTGATGGAGCTTCGCGTGTACAACAAGGCGGGCGAACGGGTCGCGCAGAAGGCATTCGGCCTGTCGTCGCGCGTCTCGGTCGAGATCGACGGCGTACTGCAAACGTTCGAGCAGTACCCCGTGCTGGTCGACGGGACGACGCTCACCCCGCTTCGTGCGATCTTCGAGCGGATGGGCGCCAAGGTCGAGTGGGACGAGAAGACTTCGACGGCCACGGGACGCAAGGGTGACACCGTCGTCCGGCTGACGATCGGCCAACGGACCGCCTATGTGAACGGCAAGCCCGTTCAGCTCGATCAGGAGGCCCGCCTCGTCAACGGCTATACGATGGCTCCGGCGAGATTCGTCGGGGAGGCGTTCGGCGGCCTGGTAAGCTGGGACGGCGAGACGCGGACGGTGCGCATCGACACCGACTGA
- a CDS encoding AAA family ATPase encodes MRPVELTIAGLQSYREPQKVEFDKLLGAGVFGIFGPTGSGKSTILDAMTLALFGEVGRASKGTHGILNHAESALSVSFTFELNGGGRTERYCVERQYKRERDHGVKSTVVRLSRLEPDGRKTVLADKAREVNAGVMDILGLTMSDFTRAVVLPQGKFAEFLQLTGADRRQMLQRLFHLHPYGDGLAARLKERSQEAEMRLRELAAESQALGDASEEAVAAAAERLQAAKREEAEARTAAAAAEKAYRAGSEAWERRRRLEEARRQLEELTAREPAMREIEAELARAESAELLQPDWRERLEAAAAREAAELAAREAAADHAGAAAAEQSARMEREAARALAADALPQLNRRLGELEKAVACRGELLRLRAEAAELKRQADEAAGEAERNRASLQAERAKRERALVLQSELKAELASLAVPPEERDRLGRALLALERRERLAAEAAAAESEVAAKRQTVEALEAEEASRNRSLASLGSAWADRLREADALKRELAAIIRDAEEAESRLRERETRIRELQRAEEASRLAVRLAEHLTEGEPCPVCGSLHHPSPAAWEEPAGVSAAALEAEWTAAQQGLERLRALVGEARERQYPLASLLRELGERLPEPVREAWSQAAAAAGGGAEPGALAASTAGELSPDPDPDPDALAERLRVWRSRWDDFAAAAAQLRTESDRLAREREAASARLQAARSVYEERAAYAAERLALAAEAERDWALQWPDLDAAGVRGAWETLAARDRQTEKLRERIANSEPYLRKVEEDIAAFEERLAESERRRLQASTLLDARNERLAELAEELARLAGEEAEDPERALSATAERIRLISEREQAAEQAAEAARVDLHRAASRLAVAEQALTAAADRLRRAEERWASALARSPFATGEEAQAAWLPEEARAERRRALDDYRARLDAARARHGQIAEMTAADPAVTDEQLEELRVQYEEAGQALERALAARAKNERDLESCAERHRLWKELQQRIALQQEQTSRLQRLAQVLRGNAFVEFIAEEQLAHVSRSASERLAYLTRGRYALEIDSSGGFLIRDDANGGVKRPVSSLSGGETFLTSLSLALALSAQIQLRGRHPLQFFFLDEGFGTLDPELLDTVITALETLQSDSMAVGVISHVPELRSRLARRLIVHPAEPSGRGSRLVLETL; translated from the coding sequence ATGAGGCCGGTCGAGTTGACGATTGCGGGGCTGCAGAGCTACCGGGAGCCGCAGAAGGTCGAGTTCGACAAGCTGCTGGGCGCCGGCGTCTTCGGCATTTTCGGCCCGACGGGAAGCGGCAAGTCGACGATCCTCGACGCGATGACGCTGGCGCTGTTCGGCGAGGTGGGCCGCGCGTCCAAAGGGACGCACGGCATTTTGAACCACGCCGAGTCGGCGCTTAGCGTGTCGTTTACGTTCGAGCTGAACGGCGGCGGCCGGACCGAGCGATATTGCGTCGAACGCCAGTACAAGCGTGAGCGCGACCACGGCGTCAAAAGCACCGTCGTCCGCCTGAGCCGGCTGGAGCCGGACGGCCGCAAGACAGTGCTCGCCGACAAAGCCCGGGAAGTCAACGCCGGCGTAATGGACATTCTCGGCTTGACGATGAGCGACTTCACGCGGGCGGTTGTGTTGCCTCAGGGCAAATTCGCCGAGTTCCTGCAACTGACGGGAGCCGACCGCCGGCAAATGCTGCAGCGCCTGTTCCATCTGCACCCGTATGGGGACGGACTGGCGGCCCGCTTGAAGGAACGGAGCCAGGAGGCGGAGATGCGCCTGCGGGAGCTTGCGGCGGAGAGCCAAGCGCTCGGCGACGCGTCCGAGGAAGCGGTGGCGGCGGCGGCCGAGCGGCTGCAGGCGGCGAAGCGCGAGGAGGCCGAAGCCCGGACGGCCGCGGCGGCGGCCGAGAAGGCGTACCGGGCGGGGAGCGAGGCTTGGGAGCGCAGGCGCAGGCTGGAGGAGGCGCGGAGGCAGCTTGAGGAGCTGACGGCGCGGGAGCCCGCCATGCGGGAGATCGAAGCGGAGCTGGCCCGCGCCGAATCGGCGGAGCTGCTCCAGCCGGATTGGCGGGAGCGGCTGGAGGCCGCCGCCGCCCGCGAGGCGGCGGAGCTGGCCGCTCGCGAGGCAGCGGCAGACCACGCCGGCGCTGCCGCCGCGGAGCAATCGGCCCGCATGGAGCGCGAAGCGGCGCGCGCGTTGGCCGCGGATGCGCTGCCTCAATTAAACCGGAGGCTCGGCGAGCTGGAGAAGGCCGTCGCGTGCCGGGGCGAGCTTCTGAGGCTGCGGGCGGAGGCGGCCGAGCTGAAGCGGCAGGCGGACGAAGCGGCCGGGGAAGCCGAGCGGAACCGGGCTTCGCTGCAGGCGGAACGGGCGAAGCGGGAGCGGGCGTTGGTCCTGCAGAGCGAGCTGAAGGCGGAGCTGGCGTCGCTGGCCGTGCCTCCGGAGGAGCGGGACCGGCTTGGCCGGGCGCTGCTGGCGCTGGAGCGCCGCGAACGGCTGGCTGCGGAAGCGGCGGCGGCCGAGAGCGAGGTCGCGGCCAAACGGCAAACCGTCGAAGCGCTGGAGGCGGAGGAGGCATCCCGGAACCGATCGCTGGCGTCGCTGGGCTCGGCGTGGGCGGACCGCTTGCGGGAGGCCGACGCCCTGAAGCGGGAGCTGGCCGCGATCATCCGGGATGCGGAGGAGGCGGAATCGCGGCTCCGCGAGCGGGAAACGCGCATTCGCGAGCTGCAGCGCGCGGAGGAGGCGAGCCGGCTCGCGGTGAGGCTTGCAGAACATTTGACCGAGGGAGAGCCTTGTCCGGTATGCGGCTCCCTGCACCATCCTTCGCCGGCGGCCTGGGAGGAACCGGCCGGGGTGTCCGCGGCGGCCCTCGAGGCGGAATGGACAGCCGCGCAGCAAGGTCTGGAGCGCCTGAGAGCGCTCGTCGGCGAAGCGCGGGAGCGGCAGTATCCCCTCGCGTCGCTGCTGCGGGAGCTCGGCGAGCGGCTGCCGGAACCGGTGCGGGAAGCCTGGTCGCAAGCGGCCGCCGCTGCCGGCGGCGGCGCGGAGCCTGGCGCGCTGGCCGCATCTACGGCCGGGGAGCTGTCTCCGGACCCGGACCCGGACCCGGACGCTCTGGCGGAGCGCCTGCGCGTATGGCGAAGCCGCTGGGACGACTTCGCGGCGGCGGCCGCTCAGCTCCGGACGGAAAGCGACCGGCTCGCGCGGGAGCGGGAAGCCGCGTCCGCCCGGCTGCAGGCGGCGCGCAGCGTGTACGAGGAGCGCGCCGCTTACGCGGCCGAACGGCTGGCGCTCGCCGCCGAAGCGGAGCGCGACTGGGCGCTCCAGTGGCCGGATCTGGACGCGGCCGGCGTCCGCGGCGCCTGGGAGACGCTCGCCGCGCGCGACCGCCAGACGGAGAAGCTGCGCGAGCGGATCGCCAACAGTGAGCCGTACCTGCGGAAAGTCGAGGAAGACATCGCCGCGTTCGAGGAACGGCTGGCGGAGAGCGAACGCCGGCGTCTGCAGGCTTCGACGCTGCTGGACGCCCGGAACGAACGGCTCGCCGAGCTCGCGGAGGAGCTGGCGCGGTTGGCCGGCGAAGAAGCGGAGGACCCCGAACGGGCGCTGAGCGCGACGGCGGAGCGCATCCGGCTGATCTCCGAGCGGGAGCAGGCGGCCGAGCAAGCGGCCGAAGCGGCGCGCGTGGATCTGCACCGGGCGGCCTCCCGGCTGGCGGTTGCGGAGCAGGCCTTGACCGCCGCGGCGGACCGGCTGCGCAGGGCGGAGGAACGCTGGGCATCGGCGCTGGCGAGGTCGCCCTTCGCCACGGGCGAAGAAGCGCAAGCCGCCTGGCTGCCGGAAGAGGCTCGCGCGGAGCGCAGACGGGCGCTTGACGATTACCGCGCGAGACTGGACGCGGCGCGCGCCCGTCACGGCCAGATCGCCGAGATGACGGCAGCCGATCCGGCCGTCACGGACGAGCAGTTGGAGGAACTGCGGGTTCAATACGAGGAGGCCGGCCAGGCTCTCGAGCGGGCTTTGGCGGCTAGGGCCAAAAACGAGCGAGATCTGGAGTCGTGCGCCGAACGGCACCGCTTGTGGAAGGAGCTGCAGCAGCGCATCGCTTTGCAGCAGGAGCAGACGTCGCGCTTGCAGCGGCTGGCCCAGGTGCTTCGGGGCAATGCCTTCGTCGAGTTTATAGCGGAGGAGCAGCTTGCGCATGTCAGTCGGTCGGCGTCGGAACGGCTTGCGTATTTGACGCGCGGCCGTTATGCGCTGGAGATCGACTCTTCGGGCGGATTCCTGATCCGCGACGACGCCAACGGCGGCGTCAAACGTCCCGTCTCCTCGCTGTCCGGCGGGGAGACGTTCCTGACGTCGCTGTCGCTGGCGTTGGCTTTGTCGGCGCAGATCCAGCTTCGCGGTCGCCATCCGCTGCAGTTCTTTTTCCTCGACGAAGGCTTCGGCACGCTGGACCCGGAGCTGTTGGACACGGTAATCACGGCGCTCGAGACGCTTCAGTCGGATTCGATGGCCGTCGGCGTCATCAGCCACGTGCCGGAGCTTCGGTCGCGCCTGGCGCGCCGGCTCATCGTGCATCCGGCAGAGCCGTCGGGGCGCGGCAGCCGGCTGGTGCTGGAAACGCTGTGA
- a CDS encoding FAD-dependent oxidoreductase, which yields MRASTRKKRELLSETALRLFIERGYEQVSVDEIIAATGTSKGTFYHYFRSKEDLLGEAYGRLFVIIDQWSSRTPSQVDSLEGHINRLFLDLADAIEPYPRLFRSLSAAALQQETIGRRASEWQDRLAEALLRWMPDPAKTGLLSSVFHGTLLEWCKRDDLELKELLKSRLALAWNGLRAGGHAAELRLAPQLKEENIMRIGIIGGGLAGLTAAAYLSEQAGIEGVLFERSPQLGGRAFTYEKAGFTLNYGAHAIYGIDRHKLTVMERELGLSFSSKQVDKRRVMYEKYDQITPAPLDFINIVKTDLLSTMQKVRFVGEVAKIIAHIHELKNYETLGDYLAASDADEDVKELWEHLVCSNFFIAPEDARKVSGAVISEYYQNLFLSSRPVNYILGSWAVITNQLRAKIEASGRWSLALQEGVDGIRYEGGKYVLTTKKREEAFDRVIFAMPVQQVVKLLKGTAWEPFLAPYERNTPTEVMVYDVGLKHVVARPFSYISDMNNKMFISDVSATDHTLVPEGGQLLQGIAYLTDDFETEEERKAYLEERTAKMEELFDRHYPGWREAIEVKRVSKKAMVSSVKNIVTNRLLPVKLDSVPFWFCGDGCQGKGELAERAFSTARTVAQSIIAELKTPVAAR from the coding sequence ATGCGCGCGTCTACCCGCAAGAAGCGGGAGTTGCTGAGCGAAACCGCGCTTCGGCTGTTTATCGAGCGCGGCTACGAACAAGTGTCGGTAGACGAGATCATCGCCGCAACGGGAACCTCCAAGGGAACGTTTTATCACTACTTTCGAAGTAAAGAGGATCTGTTAGGGGAAGCCTACGGAAGATTGTTTGTAATTATAGACCAGTGGTCTAGCCGTACCCCCTCTCAAGTGGATTCGTTGGAAGGCCACATCAACCGGCTGTTTTTGGACCTCGCCGACGCGATCGAACCGTATCCGCGTTTGTTCCGCAGTCTCAGCGCCGCCGCTCTGCAGCAGGAGACGATCGGACGGCGGGCGTCGGAATGGCAGGACCGGCTTGCCGAAGCTCTGCTCCGGTGGATGCCCGATCCGGCCAAAACGGGGCTCCTCTCCTCCGTCTTTCACGGCACTTTGCTGGAATGGTGCAAGCGGGACGACCTGGAGCTGAAAGAATTGTTAAAAAGCCGTTTGGCTTTGGCCTGGAACGGTCTGCGCGCTGGAGGACACGCGGCGGAATTGCGACTCGCTCCCCAACTGAAGGAGGAAAACATCATGCGTATCGGCATCATCGGAGGCGGTCTGGCCGGGCTGACGGCGGCCGCGTATTTGTCGGAACAAGCGGGAATCGAAGGCGTATTGTTCGAGCGTTCGCCGCAGCTTGGAGGCCGCGCTTTCACCTACGAGAAGGCCGGATTTACGTTGAACTACGGCGCGCATGCCATCTACGGCATCGATCGCCATAAGCTGACGGTCATGGAGCGCGAGCTCGGACTGTCGTTCAGCAGCAAGCAAGTGGACAAACGGCGCGTCATGTACGAGAAGTATGATCAGATAACCCCCGCTCCGCTCGACTTCATCAACATCGTGAAGACCGATCTGCTCAGCACGATGCAGAAGGTGCGTTTTGTCGGGGAAGTCGCCAAAATTATCGCGCACATCCACGAGCTGAAAAATTACGAGACGCTGGGCGATTATCTCGCCGCTTCCGACGCCGACGAGGATGTCAAGGAACTGTGGGAGCATCTCGTCTGCTCGAACTTCTTCATCGCGCCGGAGGACGCCCGCAAAGTATCCGGAGCCGTCATCAGCGAATATTACCAGAATCTGTTCCTTTCCTCCCGCCCTGTTAATTATATTCTCGGAAGCTGGGCTGTGATCACGAATCAGTTGCGCGCCAAAATCGAAGCGTCCGGACGCTGGAGCCTTGCGCTGCAAGAGGGCGTCGACGGAATCCGTTACGAGGGCGGCAAATACGTGCTGACGACAAAAAAACGCGAAGAAGCGTTCGACCGGGTCATCTTCGCCATGCCGGTCCAGCAGGTCGTAAAGCTGCTCAAGGGCACGGCGTGGGAGCCGTTCCTCGCCCCGTACGAGCGCAATACGCCGACGGAAGTCATGGTCTACGACGTCGGCCTGAAGCATGTCGTCGCGCGTCCGTTCTCGTATATCAGCGACATGAACAATAAAATGTTTATCAGCGACGTGTCCGCGACCGACCATACGCTCGTGCCGGAGGGCGGACAATTGCTGCAGGGCATCGCTTACCTCACCGACGACTTCGAGACCGAAGAGGAACGCAAGGCGTATCTCGAAGAGCGCACGGCCAAAATGGAGGAGCTGTTCGACCGCCACTACCCGGGCTGGCGCGAAGCGATCGAGGTCAAGCGGGTCTCGAAAAAAGCGATGGTGTCGAGCGTCAAAAACATCGTCACCAACCGGCTGCTGCCGGTGAAGCTGGACAGCGTGCCGTTCTGGTTCTGCGGCGACGGCTGCCAAGGCAAAGGCGAGCTGGCGGAACGCGCGTTCTCCACGGCCCGTACGGTGGCGCAATCGATCATCGCCGAGCTGAAGACGCCGGTCGCCGCTCGCTGA